Below is a window of Malania oleifera isolate guangnan ecotype guangnan chromosome 1, ASM2987363v1, whole genome shotgun sequence DNA.
atcattaatatttaaatttttaatcatattacaataatttttatttttaatcatattttttagggagaaaaatgtaataaaaaaataaattttcttttagttttcatttcctttctatatatatatatgaatgatatatgaatttatttttgatttgttgttgttgttgttgttgtacactCATTTGCATTGTGGGAATTAACTAGAACGtacaaataatttataaatacaaTTATCTGTCTCCCCATATTTCAAATTAATCATCTATTAAGATCTAAATACAATTAAGCTTCATCCATTTTACGACCCGACGCGACAAACCCATTGACCCACTTTTCcactaattaatatttaataatcCAAATTGATATCCGGACAGGTGGCTGATCATGCAAGGCCGGCTAGACGAGGCCAAGACGATCCTACACCATGTTACCAACAACAAAGAAGAAGCCGAGTCTCGGTTCCTGGACATAAAGCACGCCGCCGGCATCGACGACGACCACTGCAACGCCAGGGTTCCCGAAAAGAACCGAGGAGAGGGGGTGTGGAAGGAGCTTCTGCTGCGACCGACGCCGGCCGTCCGGCGAATCCTGATCGTCGCCATCGGAATCCATTTCTTCGAGCACGCGACGGGCATCGAAGCAGTGGTGCTGTACAGCCCCAGAATCTTCAAAAAAGCAGGAATCACCAGCAAGGACAAGCTCCTGCTCGCCACCGTCGGCGTCGGGCTGACGAAGACGGTGTTCATACTGGTGGCCACCTTCTTCCTGGACAGGGCGGGGAGACGGCGGATGCTGCTAACGAGCATCGGGGGTATGATTTTCGCTTTGACGGCTTTAGGATTTGGCCTGACGATGGCGGAGCAAGCCGATGGGAAGCTGATGTGGGCCCTGAGTCTGAGCATTGCTTCGACTTACTTGTACGCGGCATTCTTTTCAATTGGGCTTGGGCCCATTACGTGGGTTTACAGTTCTGAGATATTCCCTTTGAAGCTTAGGGCACAGGGAATGAGTATTGGGGTGGCAGTGAATAGGGTTATGAATGCAACGGTGTCTATGAGCTTTATATCGATCTATAAGGCAATTAccatagggggagccttcttcaTGTTTGCCGGAGTTTCTGTGGTGGCATTGGTATTCTTCTATTTTCTGATGCGCGAGACCAGGGGGCGGACCTTGGAGGAGATGGAGATGGTCTTTAGCAAGGGCACTGTGCCCAAAAATGCCACTTTAGGGACTCAACAACTGAACAATGCAGAGGGTCGTGGGTGAATGGTGATGATCATCGTGCGTACGAAGATTGAAATGGGAAAGTTAAAGAATGCATGTTTAGGGTATTTTGTGTAATGGAGTTTGAAGGTGGCAAGTTGGCAACTGTTACTTTTTCCTCTACTTACTTTTCGTCGAGGCAATGTGTATGCCCATGATGTGTGTTTAAAATCATAGATTtcaagatttgaatttgaatttgtgaattAATTACAGTTCTGCAGATTTTTATTCAAGTTCATACAAATTTATGGAAAGCTCGAGCTCCCAAATGTTAAGttgtaaataaaatttttatgtttaattagGATATTACAAGGTCAACTCATCATCTTATTCGAATAAAAAAATCACAtcaataaattattaaaaaatgttGGGACTCTCACGACCTGCGACATCACTGGTCCACATGTTAGGATTAGAgtaaattaaatgaagcagtgTGGTCCTTACGAGTTTCATTCTCTACCCTCTAGCCGCCTACCATGGGCCTATATATGAAGAAAAACTTCACCATATATTATAATGATGTGTTGATTCTCAAATTTGACATGACTGAATGACAAAAttatcttcttttttatttatttgactTTGGGTACATTAACTAACCCAAAGTTATTAGCTTGGAAGTCACTTATCCACAAATAATTAATGTGAAATTGATTGGGATTTGAAATACTATAGGCCAAATTTGTAAATTATTAACGAGAAATTTGAGCTTGAGATTCTTTCTTTTAGATTACCCAATTGAGATTTATGTACACAATATGTCAATTTTTTTGTAAGCCATCAACACTACTTGTCTTCATTAAGCTCTTTccattctttctttattttttttcctttgttttttagAATATAACTAGTAAGTCAACACCTACCATTACTCCTCCAATCAAACAGTCAATCACTCAACCGGTCAAGCCTCCATTATCTCCGTGAATCTTGGCTGAGATTACTTTGAATTCACTGTGTATAGCTCCCgcattcatcatttttttttttttttttattacgcaCCGAGTTTCCACGTGTGTGTTTTACGgccacgtgactaatcccgcgcCTCTTGAAaccgaccccacaactccaaagggaggtaaatttcagaAATCTAGGGACGGAAACGAATCCGAGAggatttgaacacctgacctcacgAGAGGCACTCCTGTAGTCCGCACTAAAATGTATAGCAATGTATTATCAAGAagaaaatatacaaaattaatatttctcttcatggtattagagcccgCACAAGTCTCTGGGATCTCTCCGCCGACAAATCTACACCGTGAAATTTTCCCTCGCCGGTGCCATATTCTATTCCGGGTGGTCGACCGCACCCACATTGCACTTCCCTCCCAGTTTGCTTCCGCCTTCAACTTCCATAGAAAATTCGCGGTTTGTCTCTTGTCCTTGATCTCGGCAGTGAGTTCCTTTGGGTTGACTGCGACCAAAACTACGTCTCTTCCTCCTACCACCCTGCACGATGTCGCTCCGACCAGTGCTCCCTCGCCAGAGCCAATAGTTTCGGCGACAACTGCTTCTCCGCACTCCGCATCGACTGCAACAACAACGCCTGCGGCGTCTTCCCCGACAACTCTCTACCGCAGCTGTGTAGCACAGCCCTCATCTcaaattcaaacatttcaaggtccaatTAAACATCTCTCCTGACACCACCATCCAATTAAATATTCTTTTGCATCTCCAATTCAATAATTCAAGCCCCACTTCCAATTAAATATTTCTCCTGACACCACTCCATATATTAAATACTTTCCTACATCTCCAATTTATCAATTCAAACCCCACTTCCATTTCAACAATTCCAGCCCCACTTCCAATACAATAATTCAACCCATCCATTAAAATACTCCCTTCCTAAAGACCCATACTGCGGGCCCTGTACCCGTCTCCTCATTCACTTTTCTAGCCATTTGTCCTCTTCCAAATTTTCCCTTAATAAAACCCAGAGTCTTGTACTCCTATATATACGTACATCTAGCTTATCTTCTCCATCTTTTAATTAGGGTTGAATCCAATGAAGCTACTGTTATATCTGCCAGCGAAAATAGTCATGTTGTCTCAATCAATACATCCACACTTATTACTTCCAAACTTTCAAGCGGCGGAAACTATTTAATGTGAAACTCTCATATGACAAATCTTCTTCTTGGGTATGATCTCATGGGATTTGTAGATGGAACTCATCCATGCCCACCAATTAATGATCCAAAGTATAAAATTTGGATTCGTCAAGATTGACTATTGCTTCTTGCTATCCAAATAGCTGTCACTGGACCAGTAGGACCAATTGTATCTCGATGCAAAAATGCCGAGGAAGCGTGGTGCAAACTCAAAAGTACATATGCCAACAAATCTAATACTCAGATGGTTAGTCTAATTGATTCCCTCACCAAGGTTAGTCAAGTAGGAAAGAGCATTTATgaatttatgcaaattattaaAACCATTATTGATGATCTTGCTATAATTGGGCATAATATGAGTGATGGAGAAATAGTGGTACATACGCTCAATGGTCTCACCGATGATTACACAGAACTCAAAGCTACCTTACGTGCAAgaaaatcacccatatcctttgAAAAATTAGTAGAAAAACTCATGGACTATAAAATGAGCCTCAAGCAATTACACTTGACAGATTCTCACATCATCGCCCAATATTCACAAAAGCAACACAACAAGAAAGGTAGAAACGGCACC
It encodes the following:
- the LOC131163285 gene encoding probable polyol transporter 6, which translates into the protein MEEGREIPEKINKYAFVCSVIGSMISIIFGYDTGVMSGAMIFIKEDLKVNDTQIEVLAGILNLCALVGSLAAGRTSDYIGRRYTIALASSIFFLGAVLMGYAPNFAVLMTGRCTAGIGVGFALMIAPVYSAEISSPRSRGFLTSLPELCVSIGILLGYVSNFFFSKLTLELGWRMMLGVAALPSLILALSILKMPESPRWLIMQGRLDEAKTILHHVTNNKEEAESRFLDIKHAAGIDDDHCNARVPEKNRGEGVWKELLLRPTPAVRRILIVAIGIHFFEHATGIEAVVLYSPRIFKKAGITSKDKLLLATVGVGLTKTVFILVATFFLDRAGRRRMLLTSIGGMIFALTALGFGLTMAEQADGKLMWALSLSIASTYLYAAFFSIGLGPITWVYSSEIFPLKLRAQGMSIGVAVNRVMNATVSMSFISIYKAITIGGAFFMFAGVSVVALVFFYFLMRETRGRTLEEMEMVFSKGTVPKNATLGTQQLNNAEGRG